The Thalassotalea piscium sequence TTGATGAAGCGTTTGCGTTGCAAACTCGTACCAATTTACATGCTCAATAACATCAGACAGTTCAACTCCATATGCGCCTATGTTTTGAATAGGTGCCGCGCCAACACTACCAGGGATAAGCGCTAAATTTTCTAAGCCGGCATAACCCTTTTGCACACAATAAGTTACTAATTGGTGCCAGTTTTCTGCACTGCCTGCACTTACAAGGTATGCGTCGTCGCACTCGTCAACTGAGGTTCCCATAAACTTAGGTTGAATAATTACAGGCGCTTTTTCAGCTAAAAACAACGTATTACTGCCTTCACCCAAAATATAAAAAGGCTCATTTGTTAACGAACTAAGCTGACGTAAATCGTCAAGCGACTCAGGAAAGTAAATGCAAGATGTTACACTTTCAAATGAAAAGCTATTGCAAGATTTTAATGAAAAATTAGCTTGTGACTTCATGAATATTGGGTTCAAAGGTTTTCAGTATTATATACCTATACCAGATTAATATGCGAGTTTCAGAGTACTTTAGCAAGATTAGGTTCAAATAGTGCAGGTGAATAATATTGTGAACAACAGAAAAACAATAAATGCTATTATTACGGTTTACCCTTGCTTGCGCACAGGCATTTTAACTATGTTACCCATGTCTGAGTAGTATTTGTTTTGATACTTCTGACTATCAACACTTTCACTATGGTTAACAATAATGCCTTCAATTGGCGCATTAACTTGCCTTAAAACGCGTAAACCAGACACAATTTGCTCGCGCTTAGTTTTACCGCCATGAACAATATATAATACACTATCAACCAGCCTTGAAATTATTACGGCATCGCTCACCGCATTTACCGGTGGTGTTTCAATAATAATACGGTCGTAAAAGTTACCAAACACTTTAATTAACATTTTAAAACGTTTCATCGACAGAAATGCGAGCGGGTTTGCCGGCGATATGCCTGAGGTTAAAATATCTAATTTAACGTTTTTATCGCGAATGATACATTCGTTAATTTGGTGCGTTTTTGCTAACAAGTTTGACAGCCCCGGACGATGCAACTCTAAATTCAAACTTTTATATAACGTTGGGTGTCGCATATCCGCTTCAATCAGCAAGACCTTCTCCATCTCACTAAACGAGCGAGCGAGCTCAAGCGCTACAGTAGATTTACCTTCATTAGGCACCGAAGAGGTGATCGCAATAATTTTAGGTGCTTTTTTCTCAGCACTAAATAACAATGCCGTTCGCAATGACCTAATAGCTTCAATAAATCGACTATCAGTAAAATACGAAGGATCATTTTCAGATTGATTTTTTACTTTAAATTTAGGGAGTACCGCTAAAATAGGCGCTTCTTTAAAGTTATCAAGCTTACGGCGAGAGTTAAGAGTGTCGAGCAATAGCTCTCTCATAATAACAATAATAGAAATAAATGCCGCAGATAGCATAAATGCCATAATCACATATAAGCTTTTGTTCGGTGCTACACGGCTTTTAGGCGTAAGGGCCTTATCGATAAACCTGACATAGAAATTAGAATTATAATTTCCCATTGCATCAGCTTCTTTTAGGCGAACTAAGTAATTATTGTATAGCTCTTTATTAGTTTTAACTTCGCGCTCTAACTGCGAAAACTTATTCTCTAAACGGCTTAAGCGTAGGTAATCTTTCTTGGCACTATCTAAACGACGCTGAGTAGCTTTAACTTTTTCAATCGCGCTAAAGTAACTCTTTTCTAGCGAAATAACTAAATTGTTAACATGCTCTTTCAGGCGACTTTGTAATGATGCTAATTCTGACTCAATAGCTACTCTTTTTGGATGTTTAGGACCATAACGTTTTGACAATTCGTTAAATTTTCGCTCAATTTGCCCTTCTGAACGCTTTAACTGCAAGTAGGTTACTTGGTTAGCAATTTGTTCTAATTCAATTAAGGCATCAAAGTCACCCTTATGGGCTTGAATATATTGGTAAGTTACCTCTAACTCGTCGGCTTTTTTTGAAGCGGTTAATGCAGATGATGTAAGCTCTGTAAGCTCTGAGCCAACAAGCCCTGAAATCCCTTTAATATCAACAATACCTTCAGTTTCTCGGTAGGTTTGTAACGCTAATTCTGACGACTCAAGCTTTTTGCCTAACCCTTCTAGCTGATCAACTAGCCACTGAGAAGTAGACTCTTTCGACTCACTATGAATTTCATCTTGATACTGTAAATAGGTAATTCCTATCTGATTAGCAACCTCCATCGACAGTTCAGGTGAATATGAAGTAAAAGAAATTTTAACTAATTCAGTGCCTGAAATAGGATTAATACTTAAGCGAGATCGAAAGGCAGGCACCACTTGGCTAATTGTAGGCCTAACATCTGATGTGCCCCTAGAAGCTAAAAATGGAATTTTATTATTATATTTACCACTATTAAACTCTTCATGCGCGGTTAAGTTTAAGCGCGAAATAACACGCTCGGCAAATTTTCTTGAACGCAATAATTCATATTGTGTCTGAATTTGTTCTTGGCTAGCAGTAGACTCGTTAAACGCATCGTTAATAGATAACGTGTTCGCAGGTTTTTTGGTACCTATTTGTAAAATGGCAGTCGCTTTATAAGACGGCTTAAGCAACGACACATAAAAAGCAACTACCAAGGTAATTAACAACGTAAAGAAAACAATTTTCCAGCGCCTAGACCAAAGCGGGCTTAAAATTTCTTTTAAGGCCACTTCTTCATACGCTAAATTGTCAAATTCGTGTTGTTTATTCAAAAGAAGCTTTGCTCTATCTTAATAATATCGTCGGGTTGAATTAACGTGGCAACAGTCGCGTTAATCGTCATAGTAGTGCCATCAACAATACGTGTAATTTTCCAATCAGAATTCGATGCTCTACTGGCTAAACCGCCAGCTAAAGCAATTGCTTTATCAAGCGTTAAATCATCCTGAAATGGATAGCCTCCTGGACGTTTTACTTGTCCATGAATAAAAAATGGGCGATAACTCACCACTGATACCGTTACCTGAGGATCAATTAAGTAGTCACCTAACAAACCGTCGTAAATACGCTTCTCAAGTAACTTAGTTGTTAAACCAATAACGTGTAAATCACCAATAAATGGAAAGGTAATAACACCCGACTTATCAATTTTAACCTTAGTGGTTAAATCAGGCTCATCGTATACGGTTATTGCTATTTGATCACCAGATCCTAGTTTATAGCTGCCAGAAAAGGCGAAACTACTAATTAGTAACAAAAAAATGGTACTAAAGAGTTGTGTTTTTTTCATTCAAACCTCATCAAAGTGTAGCATTAAAGCCTATTGAAAGGCTATTTCTCTGATAGTCTAAACTACTAATACTCGCATCTAGTCCTTTAAAGTCATAAGTAAAGTAGAACGATAACCAACTATTACGTTGATAATGTATTGCGATGTTTGTTGTTAAATAATCTTCTGTTGTTAACTGCATAGGAGAGACAACATCTTGGCTGTTAAAACCTACCCTTGCATTAATTGCTAAATAGTCGTGCCATTTTTTATGAACACCTACCACTAAGTTATCGACCAAACGGTAACTATCTTGAAGTTTATTCGCCTCAGCAAAATCTCGCTCAGACATAAGAGTAAAGCTAAGGTCTTCTAAAGGCTTCCACCCTAGATTCACTCGCCATTTTATTGCGCTGTCGTTTGCTAAAGCAGATTGCTCAAATTGTATTTCTTGGTAACCTAATAATAACGCAAGATCAGTTATTGTGCTCGGCTGCCATTTAAAGCCAAGTAAACCAACATATTTATTTTTACTCAGCGCTTCGTTATGTTTATATGATACACGCTCAGCTTTAATTTCACTGGTAAAGTAAGAGCCTCCACCAATTAGGTAGTCGAACGAGGGGTTAATATAAACACTATTTCTATCAAGAATCCGTGTTACATCTCGACGTGTTTTATAACGATTAGTATTTTGCCCTATAACAAACCGAAGCTTTGCAACAGAGTCTTCACGGCCATATAAAAAGCCCCCCTGTAGTTCTGCAGTTTGCTTAGTGTCTCCAACCCAAAGTGCACGAGCATTACCCAAAGACAACCCTGTTCCACGCGCTTCATATTGTTCTGAAAACCGAGTATTTACAAAAAATGTTTGATTAATAGCAGGTTTAAATTGATAAGACGGTGCAATGTTAAAGTTGCTATAGTTGTCTTGTGAGAAAGCTTGAAAACTAACATGCTCACTTTCAGCTAACAATTGCACTAGGTGATGTTCAAACTCTGTTTTAATGGTAATGGTGGGCAGTAATTTAAAAAAACTCGTGTGTTCGGTGTTGTTATTATCATAAAGGAAATTATCAACAGCGCCTACTTCACTGTGTATAGTAAACACCATTTCATTGTTAGTTTGCTCATAACCCATGCTTTTTGAAGCACCAAATAGCGCAATTACACACAACGATAATAAAAAAAATTGAATAGAACGACCTAACAAATTACTTGCCTACTGATGATTAATTCATCTTTTTATAATTAAAAACTTATTCCACCCCATTTTTGTGTAGAAAACAAGTAAAACGTTAATTTTTTGTTAAAGCCTTTTCAAGTAATAAAATAGCTTACACCCACAATTAGCCTGCTAGTGTATCGTTGTACTTAGGCTAATCGGCTTATTCATAAGTTGTTATTATGTGCAATCCTTTATAAAATGATAACTATTGCGTTTTTCATCTACACTTAATTAACGCTTGTGAATAAATCAGATAGCTAACCTAGTCTGATAATCATTTCCCATCAATTAAAGTGCTGCTTAAACATGCTGTATAGCATTTTAATTCAGCTTTACCGTTAGAGATAGCTATGGAATTACCTGTATTAATTGAAACGCTACGCACCGCGTTAGAAACCAATACCGTGCACCTAATTCAAGAAGAAGAAGAAAACATTCACCCTGCAGACTATGCCAGCGCCATTGCTGAATTCCCTATCAACGATGTTTGGACATTACTAAGTGCGCTTCCTGCAGCAGTGCAAGCAAAAGTATTTGGTTACTTACCAGCAGAAGTACAAGTAGAGCTTTCAATTTGTATTAGCCGGAGAAAATTAGCCCCCATTATTCGACAAGTTTCACCAGACCAACGCGCCGATTTATTTAACCGACTTACCGAAGAGCAACGCGAAACCTTATTACCCGCATTAGCAATAGCAGAACGTGAAGATCTATTACAGCTATGTTCGCATGACGAAGGCACCGCCGGTGCCATTATGACATCTGACTATGCAATGCTTACCGCCGACCTTACAGTGTCGCAAGCCTTAGATGTATTAAGACACGAAGCGCCCGACAAAGAAACGATTTACTCAGCGTACGTAGTAGACAAAAGCCGGCACTTAATTGGAGTGGTATCGCTTAGAGAATTAATTCTGGCACCAGTAACTATGCCAATAAATGAATTAATGAATAACGCACCAATTTTTGCCTCGGTTGACACCCCACAAGAAGAAATTGCAACCTTAATTGCCAAATATGACCTACTCGCGCTGCCCATTATTAATGCCGAAAATCAAATTGTAGGCATTGTTACCTACGATGACGCAATGGACGTTGTAGCAGAAGAAGCAACAGAAGATTTTCATAAAACAGCTACCATTGGCAAATTAGAAATAAGCGTAAAAGAAGCAAGTATATTTTTACT is a genomic window containing:
- a CDS encoding GumC family protein, with protein sequence MNKQHEFDNLAYEEVALKEILSPLWSRRWKIVFFTLLITLVVAFYVSLLKPSYKATAILQIGTKKPANTLSINDAFNESTASQEQIQTQYELLRSRKFAERVISRLNLTAHEEFNSGKYNNKIPFLASRGTSDVRPTISQVVPAFRSRLSINPISGTELVKISFTSYSPELSMEVANQIGITYLQYQDEIHSESKESTSQWLVDQLEGLGKKLESSELALQTYRETEGIVDIKGISGLVGSELTELTSSALTASKKADELEVTYQYIQAHKGDFDALIELEQIANQVTYLQLKRSEGQIERKFNELSKRYGPKHPKRVAIESELASLQSRLKEHVNNLVISLEKSYFSAIEKVKATQRRLDSAKKDYLRLSRLENKFSQLEREVKTNKELYNNYLVRLKEADAMGNYNSNFYVRFIDKALTPKSRVAPNKSLYVIMAFMLSAAFISIIVIMRELLLDTLNSRRKLDNFKEAPILAVLPKFKVKNQSENDPSYFTDSRFIEAIRSLRTALLFSAEKKAPKIIAITSSVPNEGKSTVALELARSFSEMEKVLLIEADMRHPTLYKSLNLELHRPGLSNLLAKTHQINECIIRDKNVKLDILTSGISPANPLAFLSMKRFKMLIKVFGNFYDRIIIETPPVNAVSDAVIISRLVDSVLYIVHGGKTKREQIVSGLRVLRQVNAPIEGIIVNHSESVDSQKYQNKYYSDMGNIVKMPVRKQG
- a CDS encoding outer membrane beta-barrel protein — protein: MLGRSIQFFLLSLCVIALFGASKSMGYEQTNNEMVFTIHSEVGAVDNFLYDNNNTEHTSFFKLLPTITIKTEFEHHLVQLLAESEHVSFQAFSQDNYSNFNIAPSYQFKPAINQTFFVNTRFSEQYEARGTGLSLGNARALWVGDTKQTAELQGGFLYGREDSVAKLRFVIGQNTNRYKTRRDVTRILDRNSVYINPSFDYLIGGGSYFTSEIKAERVSYKHNEALSKNKYVGLLGFKWQPSTITDLALLLGYQEIQFEQSALANDSAIKWRVNLGWKPLEDLSFTLMSERDFAEANKLQDSYRLVDNLVVGVHKKWHDYLAINARVGFNSQDVVSPMQLTTEDYLTTNIAIHYQRNSWLSFYFTYDFKGLDASISSLDYQRNSLSIGFNATL
- a CDS encoding polysaccharide biosynthesis/export family protein → MKKTQLFSTIFLLLISSFAFSGSYKLGSGDQIAITVYDEPDLTTKVKIDKSGVITFPFIGDLHVIGLTTKLLEKRIYDGLLGDYLIDPQVTVSVVSYRPFFIHGQVKRPGGYPFQDDLTLDKAIALAGGLASRASNSDWKITRIVDGTTMTINATVATLIQPDDIIKIEQSFF
- the mgtE gene encoding magnesium transporter, which codes for MELPVLIETLRTALETNTVHLIQEEEENIHPADYASAIAEFPINDVWTLLSALPAAVQAKVFGYLPAEVQVELSICISRRKLAPIIRQVSPDQRADLFNRLTEEQRETLLPALAIAEREDLLQLCSHDEGTAGAIMTSDYAMLTADLTVSQALDVLRHEAPDKETIYSAYVVDKSRHLIGVVSLRELILAPVTMPINELMNNAPIFASVDTPQEEIATLIAKYDLLALPIINAENQIVGIVTYDDAMDVVAEEATEDFHKTATIGKLEISVKEASIFLLYRKRVFWLVILVFGNIFSGAGISYYESTISDHIALLFFLPLLIGSSGNAGAQSGTLMVRALATGDIKLRDWGSLLAKECLVASLLGLTMASAVVGLGWWRGGYDIAIVVSVTMMLVVLAGSLIGLSLPFLLSRFKLDPATASGPLITSIADVAGVVLYFSIATWYLAL